Within the uncultured Draconibacterium sp. genome, the region AATTTCCTTCCACAAAATCTTTATCACGGAGAATTGCTTTAAAAAACGGGATGGTGGTTTTTATTCCGTCAATTCGGGAATGTTCCATAATCTGAATCGACTTTTCGATTACGGATTTCCTATTGCGGCCTGAAACAATTAATTTGGCCACCAGCGAATCGAAAGCATTGGGAACGACAGATCCCGGAACAAAACCCGAATCAATTCTCAAGCCCGGATATGAAGGGAAATTCATTTCGTCGATAATTCCGAAATTTGGGGCGAATCCGGCCTGAACATCTTCCGCATTAACTCTGAATTCAATGGCCGCGCCGTTACAATGAATATCTTTCTGGGCAAAGGGTAATTTTTCTCCAATCGCGGTTCGTATTTGCCATTCAACCAAATCGAGACCGGTGATGGCTTCCGTAACCGGATGCTCAACCTGTATACGCGTATTCATTTCCATAAAATAGTACGCACCGTTTTCGTCCAGTAAAAACTCAACAGTACCAAGTGTAAAGTAGTTGGTTAGCCGTGTTAAATTAAGCGCATCATTGGTGATTTTTTCTCGCAAATCGTTGTTGAGTGCTACCGAAGGTGTTTCTTCCAAAAGCTTTTGGTGATTGCGCTGAATGGAACATTCGCGCTCGAAAAGGTGGATGGCATTTCCGAATTTATCAGCCAGTACCTGTACTTCGATATGACGCGGATTTTCGATGAATTTTTCTACAATCATTGCGGCGTTATCAAAAGCACTTTTCGCTTCATTTACGGCCATTTTATAAGCCATCGATAGCTCTTTTGGATCTTTAACCACGCGCATTCCTTTTCCACCACCACCGGCCAATGCTTTTAAAATAACCGGGTAACCAATTTTTTCAATCTCGGTGGTACATTCTTCGAGCGACGAAACCGGTTTCTTGGTGCCGTTAACAATGGGAACACCGGCGCGTTTTGCCAGAATCCGTGCCTGGTTTTTATCCCCCATTTCGGCAATGTGTTTTGCACCCGGACCAATGAATGTTATTTCCGACTTTTCGCAAAGTTCAGCCAGCAAAGGGCTTTCAGAAAGAAAACCATAACCGGGATGAATGGCATCAATTTTTAAATCGACAGCATATTTTACAATGGTTTCGGCATTTAAAAAGATGGACGAAGAAGCTGAACTTTCGGGTAGTGTAATTATTTCGTCGGTCCAGTTCAGGTAAATTGCATTTGCCTCTTGCCGGGTTTGAAAACAGTAGGTTTTTATCCCCATTTTTTGCGCAGTTTTGATAATGCGAATGGCAATTTCGCCCCGATTGGCAATTAATATGGATTTAATTTTTTTCATTGCTTTTGCTTTCAATTAAAGTGGAAGGTTACCGTGTTTCCGTGGCATTTTTTCCAGGTTTTTGTTTTTCAGCAGCTCAAAAGCCGAAATGAGTTTTTGGCGGGTAATAGCCGGATCGATAACTTCGTCGATAAACCCGTATTCGTCGGCAATGTATGGATTGGCAGTTGTTTCGCGGTATTCCGAAATAAATTGTTGCTTTAATTCCTCTGGGTTTTCAGCACTTGCCAGTTCCTTTCTTTTCAGGATTTTAATGGCTCCTTCAGGCCCCATAACTGCCACTTCGGCTGATGGCCAGGCGTAATTAAAATCGCCGCCCATGTTTTTGCTGTTCATTACGATGTAGGCACCGCCATAAGCTTTACGGGTAATTACCGTAATTTTAGGAACAGATGCCTCGCCAAAAGCATAAAGCAATTTGGCACCATGGCGAATTAATCCGGCATGTTCCTGTTCTGTTCCGGGAAGAAATCCGGGAACATCTTCCAACACAAGGAGAGGAATATTAAATGCATCGCAAAAGCGTACAAAGCGAGCGGCTTTAACCGATGAGTTTACATCGAGAACCCCGGCTAAAACTTTGGGCTGGTTGGCGACAATGCCTACGACCTGTTTGTTTAAACGGGTAAAACCGGTTATCATGTTCATGGCAAACGGTTCTGCCACTTCATAAAAACTGTCAACATCTACAATATTTTCAATAATATCGTACATGTTGTAAGGAACCACTGTTTCGTCGGGAACAATGGCACGGAGTTTTTCAGGTTTGGCTGGAGCAATAGTGTTTTCGTTGGTAAGTGGTGGTAGTTCAATATTGTTGGAGGGGAGGTATTGCAGAAGCTTTCGTACGCCAAGAAGGGTATGTTCTTCGTCGTCGTATACAAAGTGTGCAACTCCGCTTTTACTGGCATGAATATCGGCGCCTCCCAATTGTTCGAAAGTAACGTCTTCATTTAGCACCTCTTTTACAATTTCTGGGCCGGTAACAAACATTCGCGAAACGTGGCGGGTCATAAAAATAAAATCGGTGAGGGCAGGCGAGTAAACCGCCCCGCCGGCAGCAGGCCCGAGGATTACAGAAATTTGCGGAATAATGCCCGACGAATTGATGTTGCGGTGAAAAATACCTGCATAACCTGCTAAACTGGCAATTCCTTCCTGTATACGTGCCCCTCCCGAATCAATCAATCCAATAATCGGATGTCCCATTTTTCGGGCCATATCCTGTACTTTCATAATTTTAGCAGCATGTGCTGCCCCAAGGGAGCCTCCCATAAAATTAAAATCCTGGGCATAAACAAACACTTTTCTGCCATTAATCTGGCCATAGCCAATTATTACTCCATCGCCGTAAGCTGTTGATTTTTTAGCATTTGTTGGTCGCACAAAGGTGTCGAGTTCTTCAAAAGTTCCTTCATCAAAAAGGATTTCAATTCGTTCGATGGCGGTAAGTTTTCCCTTCTTATGTTGCCGCTCGAAGTATTCTTCGCCATATTGTTCTTCCAGTTGTTTATTGCGTTCGTTAAAACGAATAAAAGCTTTTCTGTAGTCTTCCTGCATTTTAAATTACAATTTGAGTTTGAAAAATAAGTGTGCCACAGTGTTTTTCGATATCAGTTTCCGTAGCATTTAAAACAGGGCGCGAAGAGTATTGCAGGCCGAATTTGAGTTTTTGGCCAGCCATGTAATAATTAACTCCCATATCCTGGTTTTCCAAATGAACCGGAAGCCCCTCAAAATCTTTAAAAGAGTAGGCATAAAAGAGCTGAAGTCGTCCGGGCAAGTGCATAAATTCTTCCTTAAACAGATAGCCTAAAGTAGAATACGAAATAAGGCCTGTTCCTACTTTGTATTCCGAATTACCCCCGTTTTCCCAAATATTCATTGTGCCGGAACTTCGGAGATAATTGTTTCCGAAATCGTAATGGTAGAGCACCGAATAAAATGTAATTGATTGGTTTTGTGCAAAGGGAAGTTCGCAAAAAACATCAACCCCCAATAACATTCTGTTGTCGATTTGTGCAGTTTCTTCTGGGGTGTAGCTTAGTACCGATTCAGGATAATAATCAAACCCCAGTCCAACATTCAGAATTTTTTTCTTTCCAAGATAGGTCATGCTAACATAGGGAGTGGTGAAATATTCTTTCTCCCACAAATGCCAGGCTACATAAGCTTTACACGATAATTTATCGGATGAAATTTCGTAAGCTGTATTTTCTTCCGGGCTATCAGGCACTCTGTCATAATCAAAAGGTTTTGAAAGTGCTGCACGATAAGAAAAAGCACCGGTAGTTCCTTTCAGGAAGAATCCTAATTGACGGGTTTCCAAATCGCTGTGGTTGACTGTGGGAATATTAAAACCCGGATTGTCGAGCGTAAGCGTTTTCTGATAGCTGGTATTGCTTAAACGCGAAATCCCGTTCCAGCCGTTTAATCCAAAACCGAGGTACATTGATTTTGGCACCAGCTGAAACATTGCCCAAACATCATGTAAATAAAGTTGAGGTTTGTCGGAAGCTTTGTGAATATTATTGCAGCCCAACTGTGTGTAAAATACGAGTTTATCGTTCAGATTATTCACCATGGAGAAACGTGTGCGCCGTAAAGCGAAATCAAACTCCGAGTTGTAAGAGCCTGCAACCGTTTCTTCAGGATGGTTTAACCAGGTTTGCCGCCCCCAAAACTGCGTGGCAAAAGAGAATTTTGTATATGATTTACCATCTTCTGACAAATTCAGTTTAATTCCCTTTTTCAGCAAATCAAGATGCTTGTCGGGCTCTGCAGCCGATAATTGAGCTACACAAAAAATTGAGAGAATGGATATTTTAAAAAATTTGTTGAGAATCATGTTATTTCATTAGCGGGCACTTAAAACCCGCTGATTATTAATTGTTTATTTTTTAGTTCTTTGATATTTTTGTAATCGTATTTCGTAAGCACTTCTTTTACAGGAGTTTTATCGAGTAGAGATATGCTAAGGATTTGTAGGATTTCGTAGATTGAGCGGTTAACTTTCAACCTGTTACCAATTAGGGCAACAAGACAGTATGCGATGATCGCACAATACATTTGGATTTTTACAGCATTAATAGTTGTTCCCCAAAAGGATTTTATCTTCAGATGCTGTTTCATCCACTTGAAGAACAGTTCTACTTCCCAACGCTTCTTATACAGATAAGCTATTTCGGTAGGTTTAAGTTCCATGTTGTTGGTAAGGAAAATTAGTTCCTTATCTGATTCACAATCATAGTATTTTACTCTCCTAAGCTTCTCTGGATAATCTTTGCTTGGGTAATAAGTTTCCAACTTGCCGATTTGATCATATTTCACTCCGGTTGCTTTGTCAACGGGGTTTGAATACAACCGCTTAAATCGCATGTTATCTTTTGCCCGTGTAACAAAGAAAGCCCGCTGCTGGTGAAGATGATATAGCCTTTTAAAATCAATGTAAGCTTTGTCGATCACATAAAAGCTTCCAGGCTCATATGAGATTAAATCAAGTGCATTGACATCGTGCATTTTGGCATTTGAGATATACAAGAACGTAGGTATAGATGTTTTAACATCATACAAAGTGTGCAGTTTAATGCCACCTTTTGTTTTCCGAAACTCAGCCCACCAGAATACGCTAAGACAAAGATCTATTGTTGATGAATCAAATGCATAAATATTGCCGTCAACGTTGATTTCAAAATCCGATCTGTAGCAGCTTTTGCGTGCTTCCTCTATGAGAACATAAGCAAAATCTTCAAAGATTTTATAACTACGTTTTTCATTGGCTTTGCCAAGGTTTCTTCGAGTTATTGTTGAACCAAATCCGAGATGATAATATTTAGATTTATGAGCTTCAAGACTTAAGAGTAGATCTCTCATACTGTCTCTTGAAGTTAGCTGTCCAAATACCATACATAGCATTTGATTCCAACATGTAAAAGTTCTCACATACTTATTCCCGTTGTGTTTGCTGACAATTCTGTCAAATACACGTCTGGGTAAAAAATCTGTAAGTTGTGCGAAGATATATTTGCCTTGGTTCATGGATAATTGCTTGTTTGCATGCAAAAATCCGTATTTTCAATTCAAATCGTCACGCTATCAAAAATCGCTACAAGTACGACTAACAAAGAATTTCAAAGAACGCTTATTAATTTTTAATACCCACTAGTGATGTTATTTCAATTATAAAAACAATAAGACCAGAACCTGGGCCAGAAGAACGCGCATAAACATAACCAGCGGATACACAGTTGCATAAGCTGTTGATTGTGCCTGTACCGGAGAAAGCGAATTGGCATATTCCAGGGCTGGCGGGTCGGTCATTGAACCGGCAAGCAACCCACAAATTGACAGGTAATTGAATTTTAAGAATCGGGCCGTAAAACCGATAATCAACATTGGTATGGCGGTAATGGCAATTCCGTAAACCATCCACATATATCCGCCGTTTACAATGGTTTCAACAAAATGTTTACCTGCCCCGAGGCCAACACAGGCCAGGAACATAATAATGCCTAATTCGCGAATAAACAGGTTAGCTCCGGGCGTCATATAAAAACCGAGTTTACCAATACGCCCTTTATGGCCTAAAAACAGTGCAACAACAAGTGGACCTCCGGCAAGGCCTAGTTTGGCAGGTGCCGGCAATCCGGGAATATTGATCGGGATGCTTCCAATTAAAACACCGCCCAATATTCCGATAAGAATTGGGATAATATTAGGATGGGAGAGGTCTTTCATTGAGTTACCCAGTAAATCCACAACCTCTTTTAATGCTTTTCTATCGCCAACAATACGAATGGTATCGCCAAATTCAATGGCATCGTTTTCATGCGCCATTATTTCGTTTCCGGCACGGAAAATACGCGTAATATTTACCGGATAGCGTCGTGAAATTCCAATTTGTTTAATGGTTTTACCGGCCAGATTTTTGTTGGTAAATACCACGTGGCGCATTCCCATTCGTCCGGTAATTTCGGTTTCTCCGGTTTTATTTAGTGCACCTACTTTTAGCTCCAGGGCATTGTAATGTTTTTTGTTTGAAACACCGTAAATTATATCGCCTTCGCAAATGGTGTCTTTTTCTTCAGGAACAAAAAACTCATTATTTCTGAGTACTCTCGACAATACAAATTCGCCTTGAAGTGTTTCGCGCAAAAGTGTATAAGGTTTGTTATACAGCGCCTGGTTGGTAACTTCCAGATTTATTGCCTGTAGTTTCCCGCTTACTCCCGATAGTTTGCCGGTGTACTCTTTAGCTTCACTTTTTACATTCACTTTAAAGAAAAAACGAAGTAGCAACATGGTAAGGATAATGCCAATAATTCCAAATGGATAAGCCACTGCATAGCCCATTCCGGTTAACTCTGTTAGTTCAGGGTTTGCAAATTGTTCGGTAATAACCTGCTGGGCAGCACCCAGCCCGGGAGTGTTGGTTACCGCACCACTCATAATTCCGGTTATTACAGGTGTTGGCACATTAAATACCAGTTTTATGGTTACCGCAACCAAAAAGCCAAGCAGAACAATTCCCATGGCCAGAAAATTAAGTTTTAAACCGTTGCTTTTTAGCGAAGGAATAAAACGTGGTCCAACTTCCAACCCGATGGAGTAAACGAATAAAATAAGCCCAAATTCTTTTACAAAATGTAAAACTTCGTGATCGGACTCGGCACCAAGATGCCCCACCAGGAGACCAATAAAAAGTACTCCGGCAATACCTAATTTGATGTTGAAAAACCGGATCTTTCCGAGTAAAACTCCGGCAATGCCTGTAAGGCTTAAGAAGATTAATGTTGATGCAGTTCCCGGATGGGAAAATAGTTTTAATAATTCCATATGGTAGTGATTTTTGTATACATATAAAAGGAGGAAACCACATGTGATTTCCTCCTGAGCAACCGATAGCAATTCTACTGAGGGGTAATCGCTTCCCTCATTCGAATTGCAGCATGAATCATATTTTTAATTGATTTTTTTGTTTCATCCCAGTTTCTTGTTTTTAATCCACAATCGGGGTTCACCCACAGATTTTTTGCCGGCAGGTACTTTGAGGCTGCAAGCAAAAGATCTGTCATTTCATCCACATCCGGTATGCGGGGAGAATGAATATCATAAACTCCGGGCCCAATCTGGTTAGGATAATGATTTTTGGTAAATACATTTAATAGTTCCATTTGCGAACGCGATGTTTCAATACTTATCACATCGGCATCCATATCAATAATAGATTGAATTATGTCGTTAAACTCCGCATAACACATGTGGGTGTGAATTTGCGTTTCGTCTTTTACACCCCAGCTACAAAGTTTAAAGCATTTTACCGCCCAGTTTAAATAGTCGTTTTGGTTTTCTTTTTTTATAGGAAGGCCTTCGCGCACAGCCGGTTCATCAATTTGAATGATTGACAGGCCTGCTTTTTCCAGGTCAAGTACTTCGTCGCGAATGGCCAGCCCCAGTTGTATGGTAGTATCTTTACGTGGTTGATCGTTGCGTACAAAAGACCACTGAAGAATAGTAACCGGACCGGTAAGCATTCCTTTCATTGGTTTTTCGGTAAACGATTGTGCCAGCTTCGAGATATGGATGGTCATCGGTGCTTTGCGAAAAACATCGCCGAAAATGATGGGTGGTTTTACTCCGCGCGAACCGTAACTCTGTACCCAGCCGTTTTGCGTTTGGGCAAAACCTTCCAGTTGCTCACCAAAAAATTCAACCATGTCGTTTCGCTCAAATTCGCCATGTACAAGCACATCAATCCCAACTTCTTCCTGCCAATTAATAGCATCTTTTATAGCTGCTTCGATAAACTCATCGTATTCTTGTTTGGAAATAGATCCGTTGATAAAATTGCGTCGCATTTTCCGTACCTCTGTAGTTTGCGGCAACGAGCCTATCATTGTAGTGGGGAAAAGGGGCAAGTTTAGTTTTTCCTGTTGTTTGCAAATTCTTTCTTTAAAGGATGATTTCCGGTCTATTTTGCCCCATTTATTCTGAACTTCAGCTACTTGTTTCTGAACCTGAGTGTTGGTAATAGCAGGGTTTTTTGCCCAGTTTTCAACTACTATTTTGTTTTTCTCCAGTTTTTCAACAGCTTGTTTTGACGGGTTGACCAATGCCAACTCTTTCAGCAATACAAGTTCATTTATTTTCTGAAAAGCAAAAGCCATTTTCTCTTTTACAAAAAGAGGTAGATTGGTTTCGTCGTCTTCGTTTTCAAGGTTATACGGAACGTGCAACAATGAACAGGAAGGAGCCAGAATAATCCGGTCGGTGCCAATTTTTTTAGCAGTTTTTTGTATTATCTCCAGCGACTCATGCAGGTTGTTGGCCCAAATGTTTCTGCCATCAACCAATCCAAGTGATAGAGTCAAAAATTTTGGTATTTTTTCGAGGAATAAATCCAACTGTTCAGGTGCGCGCACCAAATCAAGATGCAAAATTTCCAACGGCAGACATTTTACCCAGTCGATTTGTTTTTCTATTCCATCAAAATAGCTGGTTAGTACAAATTTTATCGAAGGGAAAGAACCAAATAATTCAGTTAATACGGCGCGGTAAAGTTGCTGTTCAGGATGTGTTAAATCTCCTGCCAGGCAGGGTTCATCAATCTGAATGCAGTCGATACCTGCATTTTCCATCCGGCCAATAAGTTCGATATAAACAGGTAAAAGTGCATGTATTAAATCTAACCGATTAAAATCGGTCGATTTTTCTTTACCAAGTTTCAGAAAAGAAAACGGCCCCAGCAAAACCGGCTTTGTTTTAATTCCGGCTTCTAGCGCTTCATTAAACTCATCAATCACTTTGTTACTGCTAAGTTTAAATTGCTGGTTTTTCTCAAACTCCGGCACCAGGTAGTGGTAGTTGGTGTCGAACCACTTGGTCATTTCAAGCGGAGTAACATCAAATCCGTCTTTTTGATATCCGCGGCATAAGGCAAAGTACAAATCACTGTTATTTAGCTTTGAGGTCAGCATTTTAAAACGCGAAGGAATGGCACCAAACATAAAAATATGGTCGGCTACCTGGTCATAAAACGAGAAGTCGTTTGACGGGATTAAATCAATTCCGGCATTGTATTGAAATTGCCAGTTTTTAAGACGTTCCAGTCTTCCTGTTTCCTGTAATTCTTCCAGCGATGAAATACCTTTCCAGTATTTCTCG harbors:
- a CDS encoding IS4 family transposase codes for the protein MNQGKYIFAQLTDFLPRRVFDRIVSKHNGNKYVRTFTCWNQMLCMVFGQLTSRDSMRDLLLSLEAHKSKYYHLGFGSTITRRNLGKANEKRSYKIFEDFAYVLIEEARKSCYRSDFEINVDGNIYAFDSSTIDLCLSVFWWAEFRKTKGGIKLHTLYDVKTSIPTFLYISNAKMHDVNALDLISYEPGSFYVIDKAYIDFKRLYHLHQQRAFFVTRAKDNMRFKRLYSNPVDKATGVKYDQIGKLETYYPSKDYPEKLRRVKYYDCESDKELIFLTNNMELKPTEIAYLYKKRWEVELFFKWMKQHLKIKSFWGTTINAVKIQMYCAIIAYCLVALIGNRLKVNRSIYEILQILSISLLDKTPVKEVLTKYDYKNIKELKNKQLIISGF
- a CDS encoding biotin carboxylase N-terminal domain-containing protein encodes the protein MKKIKSILIANRGEIAIRIIKTAQKMGIKTYCFQTRQEANAIYLNWTDEIITLPESSASSSIFLNAETIVKYAVDLKIDAIHPGYGFLSESPLLAELCEKSEITFIGPGAKHIAEMGDKNQARILAKRAGVPIVNGTKKPVSSLEECTTEIEKIGYPVILKALAGGGGKGMRVVKDPKELSMAYKMAVNEAKSAFDNAAMIVEKFIENPRHIEVQVLADKFGNAIHLFERECSIQRNHQKLLEETPSVALNNDLREKITNDALNLTRLTNYFTLGTVEFLLDENGAYYFMEMNTRIQVEHPVTEAITGLDLVEWQIRTAIGEKLPFAQKDIHCNGAAIEFRVNAEDVQAGFAPNFGIIDEMNFPSYPGLRIDSGFVPGSVVPNAFDSLVAKLIVSGRNRKSVIEKSIQIMEHSRIDGIKTTIPFFKAILRDKDFVEGNFTTSFLEEMQTHIHQEDFEEEAAAMIALQSYLDDLKKLNQEKIKTETTTPWTTKMWNKLF
- a CDS encoding putative transporter; this encodes MELLKLFSHPGTASTLIFLSLTGIAGVLLGKIRFFNIKLGIAGVLFIGLLVGHLGAESDHEVLHFVKEFGLILFVYSIGLEVGPRFIPSLKSNGLKLNFLAMGIVLLGFLVAVTIKLVFNVPTPVITGIMSGAVTNTPGLGAAQQVITEQFANPELTELTGMGYAVAYPFGIIGIILTMLLLRFFFKVNVKSEAKEYTGKLSGVSGKLQAINLEVTNQALYNKPYTLLRETLQGEFVLSRVLRNNEFFVPEEKDTICEGDIIYGVSNKKHYNALELKVGALNKTGETEITGRMGMRHVVFTNKNLAGKTIKQIGISRRYPVNITRIFRAGNEIMAHENDAIEFGDTIRIVGDRKALKEVVDLLGNSMKDLSHPNIIPILIGILGGVLIGSIPINIPGLPAPAKLGLAGGPLVVALFLGHKGRIGKLGFYMTPGANLFIRELGIIMFLACVGLGAGKHFVETIVNGGYMWMVYGIAITAIPMLIIGFTARFLKFNYLSICGLLAGSMTDPPALEYANSLSPVQAQSTAYATVYPLVMFMRVLLAQVLVLLFL
- the metE gene encoding 5-methyltetrahydropteroyltriglutamate--homocysteine S-methyltransferase; the protein is MLTQNLGFPRIGAQRELKRACEKYWKGISSLEELQETGRLERLKNWQFQYNAGIDLIPSNDFSFYDQVADHIFMFGAIPSRFKMLTSKLNNSDLYFALCRGYQKDGFDVTPLEMTKWFDTNYHYLVPEFEKNQQFKLSSNKVIDEFNEALEAGIKTKPVLLGPFSFLKLGKEKSTDFNRLDLIHALLPVYIELIGRMENAGIDCIQIDEPCLAGDLTHPEQQLYRAVLTELFGSFPSIKFVLTSYFDGIEKQIDWVKCLPLEILHLDLVRAPEQLDLFLEKIPKFLTLSLGLVDGRNIWANNLHESLEIIQKTAKKIGTDRIILAPSCSLLHVPYNLENEDDETNLPLFVKEKMAFAFQKINELVLLKELALVNPSKQAVEKLEKNKIVVENWAKNPAITNTQVQKQVAEVQNKWGKIDRKSSFKERICKQQEKLNLPLFPTTMIGSLPQTTEVRKMRRNFINGSISKQEYDEFIEAAIKDAINWQEEVGIDVLVHGEFERNDMVEFFGEQLEGFAQTQNGWVQSYGSRGVKPPIIFGDVFRKAPMTIHISKLAQSFTEKPMKGMLTGPVTILQWSFVRNDQPRKDTTIQLGLAIRDEVLDLEKAGLSIIQIDEPAVREGLPIKKENQNDYLNWAVKCFKLCSWGVKDETQIHTHMCYAEFNDIIQSIIDMDADVISIETSRSQMELLNVFTKNHYPNQIGPGVYDIHSPRIPDVDEMTDLLLAASKYLPAKNLWVNPDCGLKTRNWDETKKSIKNMIHAAIRMREAITPQ
- a CDS encoding acyl-CoA carboxylase subunit beta, whose protein sequence is MQEDYRKAFIRFNERNKQLEEQYGEEYFERQHKKGKLTAIERIEILFDEGTFEELDTFVRPTNAKKSTAYGDGVIIGYGQINGRKVFVYAQDFNFMGGSLGAAHAAKIMKVQDMARKMGHPIIGLIDSGGARIQEGIASLAGYAGIFHRNINSSGIIPQISVILGPAAGGAVYSPALTDFIFMTRHVSRMFVTGPEIVKEVLNEDVTFEQLGGADIHASKSGVAHFVYDDEEHTLLGVRKLLQYLPSNNIELPPLTNENTIAPAKPEKLRAIVPDETVVPYNMYDIIENIVDVDSFYEVAEPFAMNMITGFTRLNKQVVGIVANQPKVLAGVLDVNSSVKAARFVRFCDAFNIPLLVLEDVPGFLPGTEQEHAGLIRHGAKLLYAFGEASVPKITVITRKAYGGAYIVMNSKNMGGDFNYAWPSAEVAVMGPEGAIKILKRKELASAENPEELKQQFISEYRETTANPYIADEYGFIDEVIDPAITRQKLISAFELLKNKNLEKMPRKHGNLPL